The following proteins are co-located in the Oceanimonas sp. GK1 genome:
- a CDS encoding protein-L-isoaspartate(D-aspartate) O-methyltransferase: MWSKDVRTLAGEQLYRLLKQQGIGNERVLRAITGLPRHEFVDEAMAHQAWDNRALPIGFGQTISQPYIVARMTEVLLQGPAPRRVLEVGTGSGFQTAVLAQLVEQVYTIERIKRLQYQARRRLQRLDLHNVSTKHGDGWQGWASKAPFDAILVTAAASSTPTALLEQLMDGGRMVIPVGGMHQTLWLYRRQGDEFMRTELEAVRFVPLIQGDLE, from the coding sequence ATGTGGAGTAAGGATGTGCGCACGTTAGCGGGAGAGCAGCTTTATCGCCTGCTGAAGCAGCAGGGCATTGGTAACGAGCGGGTACTGCGGGCCATTACCGGTTTGCCGCGGCACGAATTTGTGGATGAGGCCATGGCTCACCAGGCCTGGGACAACCGGGCCCTGCCTATTGGTTTTGGCCAGACCATTTCCCAGCCCTATATAGTGGCGCGCATGACCGAAGTCCTGTTGCAGGGGCCGGCCCCGCGCCGGGTGCTGGAGGTGGGCACCGGCTCCGGGTTTCAGACCGCGGTGCTGGCCCAGCTGGTGGAGCAGGTGTACACCATAGAGCGTATCAAGCGCCTGCAGTACCAGGCCCGGCGCCGGCTGCAACGGCTGGATCTGCACAATGTGTCGACCAAGCACGGCGACGGCTGGCAGGGCTGGGCCAGCAAGGCCCCCTTTGATGCCATTCTGGTTACGGCAGCGGCCAGCTCCACGCCCACGGCGCTGCTGGAGCAGCTGATGGATGGCGGCCGTATGGTGATTCCGGTGGGGGGAATGCACCAGACCCTGTGGCTGTACCGGCGCCAGGGAGATGAGTTTATGCGCACCGAGCTTGAGGCGGTGCGGTTTGTTCCTTTGATTCAGGGTGATCTTGAGTGA
- the surE gene encoding 5'/3'-nucleotidase SurE: MKILVSNDDGVNALGIRTLSRALSEFAEVVTVAPDRNRSGASHSLTLEVPLRADKMDASGFYSVKGTPTDCVHWAVNHLLDPDPDLVVAGINHGANLGDDVLYSGTVAAATEGRHLGLPALAVSLCGERHFETAAHFACMLVQGLLRAPLYSNQILNVNVPDLPLAEIQGIKVTRLGNRHRSEAVLKEYDPRGRPIYWIGPPGAIQDAGEGTDFDAVERGFVSITPLTIDLTAYDQMAALSRWIKDVE, from the coding sequence ATGAAAATACTGGTGAGTAACGACGACGGCGTGAACGCCCTCGGTATTCGCACCCTGAGCCGCGCCCTGTCGGAATTTGCCGAGGTGGTGACGGTGGCGCCGGATCGCAATCGCAGCGGTGCCAGTCATTCCTTGACGCTGGAGGTGCCGCTGCGCGCCGACAAAATGGATGCCAGCGGCTTTTATTCGGTCAAGGGCACCCCCACCGACTGCGTGCACTGGGCGGTAAACCACCTGCTGGATCCGGATCCGGATCTGGTGGTGGCGGGCATTAACCACGGCGCCAATCTGGGCGATGACGTGCTCTACTCCGGCACGGTGGCGGCGGCCACCGAAGGCCGGCACCTGGGGTTGCCGGCCCTGGCCGTATCCCTGTGCGGCGAGCGTCATTTCGAGACCGCCGCCCACTTTGCCTGCATGCTGGTGCAGGGGTTACTGCGGGCGCCGCTGTACTCCAACCAGATCCTGAACGTGAACGTGCCCGACTTGCCCCTGGCGGAAATTCAGGGTATCAAAGTGACCCGCCTGGGCAATCGCCATCGTTCCGAGGCGGTGCTCAAGGAATATGATCCCCGTGGTCGTCCCATTTACTGGATAGGTCCTCCCGGCGCCATTCAGGATGCGGGGGAAGGCACCGACTTTGACGCGGTGGAGCGGGGCTTTGTGTCCATTACCCCGCTGACCATCGATCTGACGGCATACGATCAGATGGCGGCCCTGTCCCGCTGGATTAAGGATGTGGAGTAA
- the truD gene encoding tRNA pseudouridine(13) synthase TruD, whose translation MNNNWHYLHGEPSLSGRLKAEPEHFVVREDLGFVPSGDGEHIFLHIRKRGQNTQWVARDLARLAGVAQRDVTWAGLKDRHAVTEQWFGVHLPGKEMPDFSSLENDDVQILAIARHHKKLKTGALKGNHFELTLTGLQGEGCLDARLAAIRDRGVPNYFGEQRFGHNGGNIDQARAMFGGKRIKDRNKRSMYLSAARSYLFNLAVSHRLAAGLGEQLLAGDCVMLAGSQSFFTLNDDNPLDDALRARFASGDIRLSAPLWGRGRLPAEDEAGELEQAALANMQELQQGLEANGLKQERRALLLKPEQLNWQREADRLRLSFWLPAGSYATSLVREVIKETESHENTGE comes from the coding sequence ATGAACAACAACTGGCATTATCTGCACGGCGAGCCCAGCCTCAGCGGCCGGCTCAAGGCCGAGCCCGAACATTTTGTGGTGCGCGAGGATCTGGGCTTTGTCCCCAGCGGCGACGGCGAGCATATTTTTCTGCACATTCGCAAGCGCGGCCAGAACACCCAGTGGGTGGCCCGGGACCTGGCCCGGCTGGCCGGGGTGGCCCAGCGCGATGTGACCTGGGCCGGGCTCAAGGACCGGCACGCGGTTACCGAACAGTGGTTCGGGGTGCACCTGCCGGGCAAGGAGATGCCCGACTTCTCGTCCCTGGAAAACGACGATGTGCAGATCCTGGCCATTGCCCGTCACCACAAAAAGCTGAAAACCGGCGCCCTCAAGGGCAACCACTTTGAGTTGACCCTGACCGGCTTGCAAGGTGAGGGCTGTCTCGATGCCCGGCTGGCGGCCATTCGTGATCGGGGCGTGCCCAACTATTTCGGCGAGCAGCGTTTTGGCCATAACGGCGGCAATATCGACCAGGCCAGGGCCATGTTTGGCGGCAAGCGCATCAAGGATCGCAACAAGCGGTCGATGTACTTGTCTGCGGCCCGCAGTTATCTGTTCAACCTGGCGGTGAGCCACCGGCTGGCGGCAGGCCTTGGCGAGCAATTGCTGGCGGGCGACTGCGTGATGCTGGCGGGCAGCCAGTCGTTTTTCACCCTGAACGACGACAACCCGCTCGACGACGCCCTGCGGGCACGGTTCGCTTCCGGCGACATTCGCCTGAGCGCGCCGCTGTGGGGCCGGGGCCGGTTGCCGGCCGAGGACGAGGCCGGCGAGCTTGAGCAGGCGGCGCTGGCCAATATGCAGGAACTGCAGCAGGGGCTGGAGGCCAACGGCCTGAAGCAGGAGCGCCGCGCCCTGCTGCTGAAACCGGAACAGCTGAACTGGCAGCGGGAAGCAGACCGTCTCAGGCTGTCGTTCTGGCTGCCGGCGGGCAGCTATGCCACCAGCCTGGTGCGGGAAGTCATCAAGGAAACGGAGAGCCATGAAAATACTGGTGAGTAA
- the ispF gene encoding 2-C-methyl-D-erythritol 2,4-cyclodiphosphate synthase — translation MMRIGHGFDVHKFGGQGPCILAGVAVPYEQGLLAHSDGDVVLHALCDALLGAIGAGDIGRHFPDTDAAFAGIDSRILLRDVFAKVKAAGYVLGNADVTVMAQAPRLAPFVDAMAANIAEDLQANLSQVNVKATTTEKLGFVGRKEGIAAEAVVLLVKA, via the coding sequence ATGATGCGAATCGGGCACGGGTTTGACGTGCATAAATTTGGTGGCCAGGGTCCCTGCATTCTGGCCGGGGTGGCGGTGCCGTACGAGCAGGGCTTGCTGGCGCATTCCGACGGCGACGTGGTGCTGCATGCCCTCTGCGATGCCCTGCTGGGCGCCATCGGCGCCGGCGACATCGGCCGTCACTTTCCGGATACCGATGCTGCCTTTGCCGGCATCGACAGCCGTATTTTGCTGCGCGATGTCTTTGCGAAAGTGAAAGCGGCGGGGTACGTACTGGGCAACGCCGATGTCACCGTCATGGCCCAGGCCCCCAGGCTGGCGCCCTTTGTCGATGCCATGGCGGCCAATATCGCCGAGGATCTGCAGGCCAACCTGTCTCAGGTCAACGTCAAGGCGACCACCACCGAAAAACTCGGCTTTGTCGGCCGCAAAGAGGGCATAGCGGCAGAAGCCGTGGTGTTACTGGTAAAAGCATGA
- the ispD gene encoding 2-C-methyl-D-erythritol 4-phosphate cytidylyltransferase: protein MSRTGMTAVVPAAGVGKRMGSTVPKQYLKLAGKTVLEHSLARLLAHDAIERVVVAVSPEDQWFASLPLAEDPRVLRVDGGRERADSVLNALAVVTSERVLVHDAARPCLAYGDLDALLAAAQQPQGAILACRVRDTMKRGNGRGAIAESVPRDELWHALTPQCFVTEELRRALADALANGLAVTDEASAMELAGVHPLLVEGRADNIKITRPEDLALAGFFLQQLKENNE from the coding sequence ATGAGCCGTACCGGTATGACCGCCGTGGTGCCCGCCGCCGGGGTGGGCAAACGCATGGGCAGCACTGTCCCCAAGCAATACCTGAAGCTCGCCGGCAAAACCGTGCTGGAGCACAGCCTGGCGCGGTTGCTGGCCCACGATGCCATCGAGCGGGTGGTGGTGGCGGTCAGCCCCGAAGATCAGTGGTTTGCCTCGCTGCCGCTGGCCGAGGACCCCCGGGTGCTGCGGGTTGACGGCGGCCGGGAGCGGGCCGACTCGGTGCTCAATGCGCTGGCCGTGGTGACCAGCGAGCGGGTGCTGGTGCACGATGCCGCCCGGCCCTGTCTGGCTTACGGCGATCTCGATGCCCTGCTGGCCGCCGCCCAACAGCCGCAGGGCGCCATTCTGGCCTGTCGGGTGCGAGACACCATGAAGCGGGGCAACGGCCGGGGGGCCATTGCCGAAAGTGTGCCCCGGGACGAGCTCTGGCACGCGCTTACCCCCCAGTGTTTTGTTACCGAGGAGTTGCGCCGGGCGCTGGCGGATGCGCTGGCTAACGGCCTGGCGGTGACCGACGAGGCTTCGGCCATGGAGCTGGCCGGCGTTCACCCCCTGCTGGTGGAAGGCCGGGCCGACAATATCAAGATCACTCGGCCGGAAGACTTGGCACTGGCCGGCTTTTTTCTGCAGCAGCTGAAAGAGAACAACGAATGA
- the ftsB gene encoding cell division protein FtsB has translation MRTLTLILLALLATLQYHLWWGKNGLAEYHETAANVARQLTDNQRLVERNALLYREIRDLNQGLAAVEELARNDLGMIKPGETFYRVIPADDGLRQ, from the coding sequence ATGCGCACCCTGACGTTGATACTGCTCGCCTTGCTGGCCACCCTGCAATACCACCTGTGGTGGGGTAAAAACGGCCTGGCCGAATACCATGAAACGGCCGCCAATGTCGCCCGCCAGCTGACCGATAACCAGCGGCTGGTGGAGCGCAACGCCCTGCTGTACCGGGAAATCAGGGATCTCAATCAGGGACTGGCGGCGGTGGAAGAGTTGGCGCGCAACGATCTGGGCATGATCAAGCCCGGGGAAACCTTCTATCGGGTGATCCCCGCCGATGACGGACTCAGACAATGA
- the eno gene encoding phosphopyruvate hydratase, which translates to MAKIVKVIGREIIDSRGNPTVEADVYLEGGFMGRAAAPSGASTGSREALELRDGDKSRFLGKGVQTAVANINDRIAAALVGKDATQQADIDQIMIDLDGTDNKASLGANAILAVSLANAKAAAAAKGQPLYAWIAELNGTPGQFSMPLPMMNIINGGEHADNNVDIQEFMIQPVGAKNIKEALRIGAEVFHNLAKVLKAKGLSTAVGDEGGFAPNLESNAAALAAIKEAVEQAGYTLGKDVTLALDCAASEFFDKEKGNYNLKGEGKVFTSEQFSDYLAELCQQYPIVSIEDGQDESDWDGFAYQTQILGDKVQLVGDDLFVTNTKILKEGIDKGIANSILIKFNQIGSLTETLNAIKMAKDAGYTAVISHRSGETEDATIADLAVGTCAGQIKTGSMSRSDRIAKYNQLIRIEEELGAKAPFHGLSEVKGQA; encoded by the coding sequence ATGGCTAAGATCGTTAAAGTGATCGGTCGTGAGATCATCGACTCCCGTGGCAACCCCACCGTGGAAGCCGACGTCTACCTGGAAGGTGGTTTCATGGGCCGTGCAGCGGCGCCCTCCGGTGCCTCCACCGGCTCCCGCGAGGCACTGGAACTGCGTGACGGCGACAAGTCCCGTTTTCTGGGCAAGGGCGTACAGACCGCCGTGGCCAACATCAACGATCGCATCGCCGCCGCTCTGGTGGGCAAGGACGCGACTCAGCAGGCCGACATTGACCAGATCATGATCGATCTGGACGGCACCGACAACAAGGCCAGCCTGGGCGCCAACGCCATTCTGGCCGTGTCTCTGGCCAACGCCAAGGCCGCCGCCGCCGCCAAGGGCCAGCCCCTGTACGCCTGGATTGCCGAGCTGAACGGCACCCCCGGCCAGTTTTCCATGCCGCTGCCGATGATGAACATCATCAACGGCGGTGAGCACGCCGACAACAACGTCGACATTCAGGAATTCATGATCCAGCCGGTGGGCGCCAAGAACATCAAGGAAGCCCTGCGCATCGGCGCCGAGGTATTCCACAACCTGGCCAAGGTACTTAAGGCCAAGGGCCTGTCCACCGCCGTGGGTGACGAGGGTGGTTTCGCGCCCAACCTGGAGTCCAACGCCGCCGCCCTGGCCGCCATCAAGGAAGCCGTGGAGCAGGCCGGCTACACCCTGGGCAAGGACGTGACCCTGGCCCTGGACTGCGCCGCTTCCGAGTTCTTCGACAAGGAAAAAGGCAACTACAACCTGAAGGGTGAAGGCAAGGTGTTCACCTCCGAGCAGTTCTCCGACTACCTGGCCGAGCTGTGCCAGCAGTACCCGATCGTGTCCATTGAAGACGGTCAGGACGAGTCTGACTGGGACGGTTTCGCCTACCAGACCCAGATCCTGGGCGACAAGGTGCAGCTGGTGGGTGACGATCTGTTCGTGACCAATACCAAGATCCTGAAGGAAGGCATCGACAAGGGTATCGCCAACTCCATTCTGATCAAGTTCAACCAGATTGGCTCCCTGACCGAAACCCTGAACGCCATCAAGATGGCCAAGGACGCCGGCTACACCGCGGTGATCTCCCACCGCTCCGGCGAGACCGAAGACGCCACCATCGCCGATCTGGCCGTGGGCACCTGCGCCGGTCAGATCAAGACCGGCTCCATGAGCCGCTCCGACCGTATCGCCAAGTACAACCAGCTGATCCGCATCGAGGAAGAGCTGGGCGCCAAGGCCCCGTTCCACGGTCTGTCCGAAGTGAAAGGCCAGGCCTAA
- the pyrG gene encoding glutamine hydrolyzing CTP synthase: MTTKYIFVTGGVVSSLGKGIAAASLAAILEARGLNVTIMKLDPYINVDPGTMSPTQHGEVFVTDDGAETDLDLGHYERFIRTKMTRRNNFTSGRVYADVLRKERRGDYLGATIQVIPHITNAIKDRVIAGAEGHQVAIVEIGGTVGDIESLPFLEAIRQLAVEVGRENTLFMHLTLVPYMAAAGEVKTKPTQHSVKELLSIGIQPDILICRSDRVIPANERGKIALFCNVSEKAVISLKDVDSIYKIPALLKSQGLDELVVKRFGLTCPAADLSEWEQVIYEEANPVGEVTIGMVGKYVELPDAYKSVNEALKHGGLKSRLTVNIKYIDSQDLESKGVSLLEGLDAILVPGGFGERGVEGKIMAARYARENRVPYLGICLGMQVALIEYARNVAGLEGAHSTEFDPKSPYPVVGLITEWVDEEGNVEVRDEESDLGGTMRLGAQLCHLAPGSKVHALYGSDTIYERHRHRYEVNNRLLPQIEAAGLKVTGLSADKKLVEIIENPDHPWFVAAQFHPEFTSTPRDGHGLFAGFVKAAGQYQQGELE; the protein is encoded by the coding sequence ATGACGACTAAATATATTTTTGTTACTGGCGGGGTGGTCTCCTCCCTGGGCAAAGGCATTGCAGCCGCCTCATTGGCCGCTATCCTCGAAGCCCGCGGTCTTAACGTGACCATCATGAAGCTGGATCCCTACATCAACGTGGATCCGGGCACCATGAGCCCCACCCAGCACGGTGAAGTCTTCGTGACCGACGACGGCGCTGAAACCGATCTGGACCTGGGCCATTACGAGCGGTTCATCCGTACCAAGATGACCCGCCGCAACAACTTCACCTCGGGCCGCGTTTACGCGGATGTGCTGCGCAAGGAACGACGCGGCGACTATCTGGGCGCCACCATTCAGGTGATTCCGCACATCACCAATGCCATCAAGGACAGGGTGATCGCCGGTGCCGAAGGCCACCAGGTGGCTATTGTGGAAATCGGCGGCACCGTGGGCGACATCGAGTCGCTGCCGTTCCTGGAAGCCATTCGCCAGCTGGCGGTGGAAGTGGGCCGGGAAAACACCCTGTTTATGCACCTGACCCTGGTGCCCTACATGGCCGCCGCCGGCGAGGTGAAAACCAAGCCGACCCAGCATTCGGTGAAGGAACTGTTGTCCATCGGCATTCAGCCCGACATTCTGATCTGCCGCTCCGACCGGGTGATCCCGGCCAACGAGCGCGGCAAGATTGCCCTGTTCTGCAACGTGTCTGAAAAGGCGGTCATTTCGCTGAAGGACGTGGATTCCATCTACAAGATTCCGGCGCTGCTCAAGTCTCAGGGCCTGGACGAGCTGGTGGTCAAGCGCTTTGGCCTGACCTGTCCGGCCGCGGATCTGTCCGAGTGGGAACAGGTTATCTATGAAGAAGCCAACCCGGTGGGCGAAGTGACCATCGGCATGGTGGGCAAATACGTTGAGCTGCCCGACGCCTACAAGTCGGTGAACGAGGCGCTCAAGCACGGCGGCCTGAAGAGCCGGCTCACCGTCAACATCAAATACATCGACTCCCAGGATCTGGAGAGCAAGGGCGTGTCCCTGCTGGAAGGCCTGGATGCCATCCTGGTGCCCGGCGGCTTTGGCGAGCGCGGCGTGGAAGGCAAGATCATGGCGGCCCGCTACGCCCGGGAAAACCGGGTGCCTTATCTCGGCATCTGCCTTGGCATGCAGGTGGCATTGATCGAATACGCCCGCAACGTGGCCGGCCTGGAAGGCGCCCACTCCACCGAGTTTGATCCCAAGAGCCCTTATCCGGTGGTGGGGTTGATCACCGAGTGGGTGGACGAGGAAGGCAACGTCGAAGTGCGCGACGAAGAGTCCGATCTGGGCGGTACCATGCGTCTGGGCGCTCAGCTCTGTCATCTGGCGCCGGGCTCCAAGGTACACGCCCTGTACGGCTCCGACACCATCTATGAGCGTCACCGTCACCGCTATGAAGTGAACAACCGCCTACTGCCGCAAATCGAGGCGGCGGGCCTGAAGGTGACCGGACTTTCCGCCGACAAGAAGCTGGTGGAAATCATCGAAAACCCGGATCACCCCTGGTTCGTGGCGGCCCAGTTCCACCCCGAATTCACCTCCACCCCCCGCGATGGCCACGGCCTGTTCGCCGGTTTCGTCAAGGCGGCCGGCCAGTACCAGCAGGGAGAGCTGGAGTAA
- the tenA gene encoding thiaminase II — translation MSFTFNDLKNSCAHNWRAYREHDFVRRLGESTLAPEAFRHYLKQDYLFLIQFGRAFALAAYKSPTLADLRHAKAGLDAIIDLELGLHIDYCSRWGISEQELSELPEARATLAYTRYVLDTGNRGDLLDLHVALAPCLVGYAEIARWLVEQPATVRGEANPYEAWIAMYESAEFQAAAQAEIAWLNERLAEVPPSRFNQLCRIFDDATRLEIDFWEMGLEQRM, via the coding sequence ATGAGCTTTACTTTCAATGATTTGAAAAACAGTTGTGCGCACAACTGGCGCGCCTATCGGGAGCACGATTTTGTCCGCCGGCTGGGTGAAAGCACCCTGGCGCCCGAGGCCTTTCGTCATTATCTGAAGCAGGATTACCTTTTTCTTATTCAGTTTGGCCGCGCCTTTGCCCTGGCCGCCTACAAGAGCCCGACCCTGGCAGACCTGCGCCACGCCAAGGCCGGGCTGGACGCCATTATCGATCTGGAGCTGGGGCTGCATATCGACTACTGCAGCCGGTGGGGCATCAGCGAGCAGGAGCTGAGTGAGCTGCCGGAAGCCCGCGCCACCCTGGCCTACACCCGCTATGTGCTGGACACCGGCAACCGCGGCGATCTGCTGGACTTGCATGTGGCGCTGGCGCCCTGTCTGGTAGGCTACGCCGAGATCGCCCGCTGGCTGGTGGAGCAGCCCGCTACGGTGCGCGGCGAGGCCAACCCCTATGAGGCCTGGATCGCCATGTATGAAAGCGCCGAATTCCAGGCCGCCGCCCAGGCGGAAATCGCCTGGCTCAACGAGCGTTTGGCCGAGGTGCCGCCGTCGCGCTTTAATCAGCTGTGCCGCATCTTTGACGATGCCACCCGGCTGGAAATCGACTTCTGGGAGATGGGGTTAGAGCAAAGAATGTAA
- a CDS encoding electron transfer flavoprotein subunit alpha/FixB family protein, with product MSILVIAEHDNALLAANTAKVLGAASRLNAEVHLLVMGHGCTAVSEQGSRLAGVSKVLLADDALYEHQLAEPCAALVSRLATQYRHVLAPASTFGKDMLPRVAALLGVGLVADVVAIESEDIFVRPVYAGNALARVQSLDPVTLLTVRATAFEPVAEGEEVVPVEGITPVAVDNASRFVRDELRVSARPELTSARVVVSGGRGLGSKEQFALLERLADKLGAAVGASRAAVDAGLADNDQQVGQTGKIVAPELYIAVGISGAIQHLAGIKDAKIIVAINKDEDAPIFQVADYGLVADLFTALPELENML from the coding sequence ATGAGCATACTGGTGATAGCCGAACACGATAATGCGCTGCTTGCGGCCAACACGGCGAAAGTGCTGGGGGCGGCCAGCCGGCTGAATGCCGAAGTGCACCTGCTGGTGATGGGCCATGGCTGCACTGCCGTGAGCGAACAGGGCAGCCGGCTGGCAGGCGTGAGCAAGGTGCTGCTGGCTGATGATGCCCTCTATGAACACCAGCTGGCCGAGCCCTGTGCCGCCCTGGTGTCGCGTCTGGCCACCCAATACCGCCACGTGCTGGCGCCGGCGTCCACCTTTGGCAAGGATATGTTGCCCCGGGTGGCGGCCCTGCTGGGGGTGGGGCTGGTGGCGGACGTGGTGGCCATTGAAAGCGAAGACATTTTTGTACGCCCCGTTTATGCCGGCAACGCCTTGGCCCGGGTACAGTCGCTGGATCCGGTGACCCTGCTGACCGTTCGCGCCACCGCCTTTGAGCCGGTGGCCGAAGGGGAGGAGGTGGTGCCGGTTGAGGGAATAACCCCGGTGGCGGTGGACAACGCCAGTCGGTTTGTGCGCGATGAGCTGAGGGTCAGCGCGCGGCCCGAGCTGACCTCGGCCCGAGTGGTGGTATCCGGTGGCCGCGGCCTGGGCTCCAAGGAGCAGTTCGCCTTGCTGGAACGGCTGGCCGACAAACTGGGCGCGGCGGTGGGGGCCAGCCGGGCGGCGGTGGACGCGGGACTGGCCGACAACGATCAGCAGGTGGGACAGACCGGCAAGATAGTGGCGCCGGAGCTGTATATTGCCGTGGGCATCTCAGGGGCCATTCAGCATCTTGCCGGCATCAAGGACGCCAAAATCATCGTGGCCATCAACAAGGACGAAGACGCTCCCATCTTTCAGGTGGCGGACTACGGCCTGGTGGCGGACTTGTTTACAGCATTACCGGAGCTGGAGAACATGTTGTGA
- a CDS encoding electron transfer flavoprotein subunit beta/FixA family protein, producing MKVLVTVKRVIDYHVRVRVRSDGSDVDLNNVKMAANPFCEIAVEEAVRMKEKGWVSEIVAVSIGPAEAAEQLRAALALGADRAVLVETAEVAEPLTVARLLAALCEREKPDLVLMGKQSIDTDHNQAGQMLAALNGWPQATFASAIEREDKTLLVTREVDGGLRTQAVVPPAVITTDLRLNEPRFASLPNIMKARQKPLNTLTPDELGVTPEQHVRLLGVSEPPARKAGVRVADVAELVNKLKHDAKVIP from the coding sequence ATGAAAGTACTGGTGACGGTCAAGCGGGTAATCGACTATCACGTGCGGGTCCGGGTGCGCAGTGACGGCAGCGACGTGGACCTGAACAACGTCAAGATGGCGGCCAACCCCTTTTGCGAGATTGCGGTGGAAGAGGCGGTACGCATGAAGGAAAAGGGCTGGGTGTCGGAAATCGTGGCCGTGTCCATTGGCCCGGCCGAGGCGGCAGAGCAACTGCGCGCGGCCCTGGCCCTGGGCGCCGACCGGGCGGTATTGGTTGAAACCGCCGAGGTGGCCGAGCCGCTGACCGTGGCCCGGTTGCTGGCGGCGCTGTGCGAGCGTGAAAAGCCCGATCTGGTGCTGATGGGCAAACAGTCCATCGACACCGATCATAATCAGGCCGGGCAGATGCTGGCGGCACTCAATGGCTGGCCCCAGGCCACCTTTGCCTCGGCCATCGAGCGTGAGGATAAGACACTGCTGGTGACCCGGGAAGTGGACGGCGGCCTGCGCACTCAGGCAGTGGTACCCCCGGCGGTGATCACCACGGATCTGCGGCTGAACGAGCCGCGCTTTGCCTCACTGCCCAATATCATGAAAGCCAGACAAAAGCCGCTGAACACGCTGACTCCCGACGAACTGGGCGTGACGCCTGAGCAGCATGTGCGCCTGCTGGGGGTGAGCGAGCCGCCGGCACGCAAGGCCGGGGTACGGGTGGCCGACGTGGCCGAGCTGGTGAACAAACTCAAACATGACGCCAAGGTGATCCCATGA